AGGGCTACCGCGTGCTCAAAAAAATCCTGCGCAATCCCTTCAACCAGCGGCTGTACAAGCTCCTGCACCCCGACATCGGCGTGCCGCTTGCCTCTTTTTTTTCGGGAAGCAGCAGAAAGATTCTCGCGGACTGGATCACCGAAGAAAAGCGCGAGGAGTACCGCCAGAACGCCCGGCGCCTGCTCGAAACCAGCGACATCGTCATTTTCGGCCATACCCACAAGCCGGAGATAAAAAAATTCGGCGACAAGGTGTATGTGAACACCGGCGAGTGGATCCGGCGATATACCTATGCGAAGATGGAAAACGGAGAGATAAAATTGTTTGAGTGGTTTCCCGAGAAACGGGCAGTGGAAATAAAAGAATAGGGCAAATTCTGCTGATTAAAGCTTCACGTTGACTGATTAAGACTTTTACACAATCGTTTGAGCTCATCCTCCGCCCCTTCTCCGAACCGGAGAAGGGGAGTTGAATGGAATTTTGGAAAGCCCCTCTCCGATTCGGAGAGGGGGTGGGGTGAGGTCAAAACATTATTATGGCATTGTAATAAATTGCAGATCATACCCGTCCTTCATCGCATAGCCGTTCAGGTCTTTTGCCCCCGGGTTGAGGTGCAACGTGTAAAGCATGTTGTGCTGCAGCTCGGCCGCGGGCACAAAAAGCATCTGGGTAAGCGTGAAAGTGGTGTCAAGGCAATCAACGCAGGTGGGGTAGCAGGATGAATATTTTGCGCATGCCCAGTTGTTGTTGAGGACGCATTGCACCGTGTCGCCGCTGCGGGAAACCAGGGACGAAACCCCGGCAAATGATGTCCGGTCCACGTAGGTGTTGAACGTGAGCACAATGCTGGTGTTGGTGTATACCCCGAGCGCTCCCCGCTGCGGCGTGCTGCCCGTGACGATGATGGGACTGGTCTGGAAGCTCAGCGTTTCGGCCTTGCCGATCGCCGTGTTGTCAAGGTCAAGCGCGGCCGAGTCGAGGGTGATGACGTACTTGGTGTCCGGAAAGAAGACGCCGCCGGTGTAGATGGTCAAGGTGTTGTAGTCGGTCCACATGAACACCGGGTCGGGCAGCACGTTGAGGTGCAGGTGCGCTTCTGTTGAGGCCTGGTCCATGCGGCGCGGGAAGATCATCTGAATCCCGTTCGGCGCGAGAAGGTCAACCCAGTCGTCGCCGCTGTGCGGGAGCATTTCTATGTCATTGTAGGAAACGGTGGATTGAACGGTGTGGAACTTGAATTCCAGCGCCGTATCAAGGGGAGTGCCTGCGGTATCAACCGCGCTGCGCGAAATCTTTATCGTATAAGTCGTGTCGGTAAAGCATCCGGAGCGTGGGAAATAAAACGTGAACGACTTTGCCACCGAATAGGTTGTTATCGTCGCCGAAGGCAGAGAAGGAGTGGCGACCACATCGTAGGCAACCGTGGGAGCCATGTCACTGGCGGTCGTCAATGTGTCCACGTAGGCGCTGCCGTTCCATACGACGCTGGATGGCTGGTAGTTGAACGTTCTGGAGTTCTGGTACCATTCGAAATACCCTCCCGAAAGCGGCGGATCAATGGTCAGCGCCTTTTCGACCGACTCGCGGTTCATGGGACGGTCGAAGCTCACCGAAACGAACAGCCGCGCGCTGCCCTGGCTGTATTCATCGGGCGGAAGATAGATCAGCTCCGCGTTGTTCTGGGGATAATAATCGTTGACCGAGGGAATGCTGTCGTTGAACGACTGGACGCGCTTGACAAGCACAAGATAGCCGATGTCGTAGGACTTGCCCGGGTCGATCACCAGGGTCGCGAGTACCGTGTCGTAGCCGTCGGCCGCGATTCTCAGGCGGTACGTTCCTTCGGGGATGTTTGCAAGGGAGAAATACCCGTCCGCCGGATTGATGGCCACGCTGTCCACCGGCCTGCCCTGCTCGAGATACACCATGGCCTTGCTCTGGACCTGCACCACCTTGCCGGCAATGGACCCCGAGGTCTGCGCTTGACTGGTGGGAAGAATGTTCTGGATCGTGCAGCACAAGGGAACAACCGCCAGTACGGCCAGCAACTTGCCGAGAGAGAAGAGCTTCATAGATACTCCTTTGTTAATGGTGTGGGAAGATATGTTATCGGATTTAACTGTTTGAAAAGGATGGTCGCCGGGAAGAAAAGAAAAGTTTAATAATTAAAAAAGGGGAGGGGGAAAGTGTATTCTGTTGTATTCAGGAAGAGCATTAGGCAAAGGTATAGTTTTGAATTTAATTGATTACCTTACATTTCTTTAAATCAACCATGATGCCTGGATTAATGCCGATTTTTAATTTTAGCAATATTGAACATTCAAATTCAGAAGATTTGAAAGTAACTTTCTGCGTTCCGGGGTAGAAAAAACATTTCATTATATTTGATTTCCCGACAAATTTATTGCCAATAAATATTTCACATATGGGAGGGTCTGTCGAGATAAATATTTCTGCTTTTCTCTTTTCGTTTTCAATTTTGGTAAATTCCTTGTTTACTCTATCTTCACTTGTTTTTAAGTCAGCTAATAATTTTTCGCTTGGAGCTTCTATGTTTGTGGCACTGTCTTTAGTAAAGATAACATTTCCGATACCTTCTTCTTCGTAATAGTTTTTAAAGTCAGAATAGACAAGCTTTAATTTGTCCTGGTAAATAATGTATCGTTCCGAAATTGAAGGGTACTTTGATCCGTTTTCCCCTAATTTGTTGCTGCTTAAGAACAGCGTGTCGCCAAGAATTTTATATTGACCATTAATTTCGTCATTGATTTCACAATTTTTTTCCGTGTAATTTATTGAATCGATGAATTTAATGGAATTTACGCAAGGGCCTTCCCACGAGCACACCCAGTAGTTGTTTGACATTAAGAGATTGTGCCAATTGGGAATTGCATTTGCACAAATACCATGGAATAAAATCATCAAAAGGATTATTTGAAGTGGAGGGCGATATAATCGCATTTTCTTTGGCGGGTCTAAGGGCCGGCCAGGCCCTTCCATATCTTGAATATTCTTGATTTGCAAGAAAAGAAACCACAACAAGAAAATTATTCTTTAAAACCTTTCAAAAGCTCTTCATACGTCTCCTCCAGCCCCTGCGAAATCACCTTCGTGTCTGCCACCACCGGCATGAAATTCGTGTCCCCGTTCCATCGTGGCACGATGTGCACATGTAAATGCGTGTCGATGCCCGCGCCTGCCGCGCGCCCCAGGTTGATGCCGATGTTGAAACCGTCCGGGTTGAAGGTATTGGAAAGAACCCTGCGGCACAGTGCAATAAGCTTCCACACCTCAAGCGCGCTCGCGTCGTCGAGGTCGTCCATGCTGCTGGTGTGTTTGTAGGGCACCACCATGAGGTGGCCGTTGTTGTAGGGGAAGGCGTTGCAGATTACGTAGGCGTTTTTGCCCCGGTAAAGGATCAGGTTCTCCTTGTCGGTTTTCTGTTTGGCCTTTTCGCAGAAGATGCAGCCGCTCTCCGGCTTGTCAATGGCTTCCTTGATATATTTCATGCGCCACGGCGCCCAGAGCTTTTCCATAATACGCTTTACCTGTAAGAAGTTGACGAGTAAACGGGTTGACGCGTTAACGCGGTTCAATCATTCGCCGTTCAACGCGTTTACTCGTCTACCCGTCAACGCGTCTACTTTTTAAAATGCCAGCGCCACCCCGCCGTTGAGGAGAACCCCCATGCCGCCGAGCTTGACGTATTTGTCAAGTTCGCCGAACGGGATCATGAATTTGCCGTCAACGTACACGCCGATCGGGATGATGGGGATTTTCACCATGACGCCGAGGTCGATGTGCGCGCCGTAGGAGGGCTGGGTGAGCCCGGCGATGATTTTCTGCACAACGGCTTTCATGATTGCGTCATTATTAAGGAGGCCGGTCCCCAGATTCGTACTGCCGGCGGATAAATCAAACTGGCCCTGCGCGCTTTCGTTGATGACGCTCTGAACAAGATTGCTGGAAAGCACGGGCGTGGCGAAATTCACGGTCAGTCCTGCGCCGCCGTACAGCCGCAGCGTTTTCAGGGGTTTCGGGAACTGGATGATGTATTTGCGAATCGTGGCATCTAATTGCAATTTTGCATAAGGAGTGTTGGCGAGTCCAAAGTAGCCGAGGCCGAAATTGTTGAGCGTGAGCTTTGTCGAGTCATAGGTAAAATTATTTGGGTCTGCCAGGTTTGCGGCGCCCAAATTTATAATGCCGTTAGGGTATTTTATTTGGCCGATGTAGTCCCAAATGCCGAAATCGGCTGACACTTCAACCGCGTCAATGATCGGGATGACATCGATATAGATCTTGCCGCCAAAAGCGAAATCCGATTTGAAATTGGACCGCGTGACATAGGCCGGGATGTCCTGTCCAATAAGGATCGTGTTCCCCGCATTAGGTCCGAGGTTCAGTTTTAAGCTGTCAAAAGAGACGTGTTCGCCGAGCCCCTGCGTGTTCTTCATGCTCAAGGTGAAATCGGCGCCGTAATGCACTCCTATTCCCACCAGCGCAAAAGCCGGAGCGGTCAGCATCACAACGGGAACGGCCGCGCACAGGCAGATTTTCTTGAAGCGAGTCATCGGAATACCCCCTTGGTATGATGGGTGGTGAAAAAATGCGAGTTATATTATATTCAGCAATATATAATCAAATTATCATTAAGGCAAAAGGCCTGTTGCCGCATTATGATTTATTGTACCATTCAACGGTCATGCAAGTAAAGCACCAATCATGGCATTGCCTAGAAATACTTCCTTTCTTGTCCTTATCATTCTGCCGTCCATTTCATTTTCACAGGACTTCGTGCTCATGCCGGAGCGGATCACCACGGTGGAATGCTCGTTTGTCAGGAAAAACACGTACAACGGGTTTTCCAAGGTGGTGCGGGGCCGTTTTTGTTTTGACGCGCGGCAAAAAAAGGCGGTATATGAATACAACGGGCCGTTTTATTTCCGGTTCATCGTCACCGACACGGTGCTCTACGGCATCGACACGAAGCGCAACCGGGGCTACGCGCTGTACCGCGCCCCGGGTCCCGCTGCCTGCGACGATCCGTACTTTTCCGTCCATATTTTCGACTCATACCTGCGCTGCGTCAACGCCGACAGCGCCTCGCGCCTGCTCTTGGGGAGCATCGGGCTGGAATTGTATTTTGAGCGGAACAACATGCCCTACAGCGACGTGTTCGAGCAGGACCGCGACTACGGCGCGCTCACCTGCATCGAGAGCTTCAACGAGCGGGGCGAGCTGGTGGAGCAGGCGAAGATGCGGTACAACGCGAAAAAGCAATTGTATGATTTTCCCATACGGATCATGAAGCGGCAGAGATGCAACGGCATGATCACCGCGGACACGGTCCTGATTTCGGGCGCGACCGTGAACAGGGCCGTACCGCCCGGCGCGTTCGCGCTGCCGGCCGGGTGCCGGCTGAATGAGGTCAGGGACGCGTCGCGCGGGTTTTTCCCGGCCGACTCGGGACGGCAGTAACAAAAGCAGCAGGAAGCAGTGCCATGGAACAGCGCGATATCATCGATGTAAAAGTGCTTGTCACGCCGGAATCGCTGATCACCATCCTCGGCGTCGTGTACGTGCACAAGAAAACCAGCGACGGCGGCGACATGTATTTCACGCGCCACGGCCTGCCGCGCGCCGCGCTGCTCGCCGTGGAGAACTGGTACGAAAAGGAATGGTTCGAGAAGCACCGCGAGCACCTGCTCGGGACCGGCGCGGTGTACCGGGTGCCCACCAAACCGGTTGACGGCGCGAGCATGGAGCTCGTGGTGAAGAACTGCCGCGTGGGCGAGGACGTGCCGCTCGACACGCACACGCTCATCGAGTTCATCAACGCCGAATTCAACAGCCCGTGGGAGGAATTCTCGCTTGTCATGGAGCTCGCCGAGGGCAAGTACGGCCCCGCCGACGTGGCGATCCGCACCCAGGAGCCGCTCGCCATCTACGTGCCGCCCGAGAAGATGCAGCTGTGGCAGAGCGGGCGGTCGCGCTCGAAGATCAACAAGATCAAGGCGCGGCACCCGGGCGTTGACCTCGACATCCTGCGGCAGTACAAGCTCGTATACGGCTGGATCAAGGGGAAGAGCGTGGTCGAGCTGTTCGCGGAGATCGGGCTTTCGGGCGAGGCGCAGGCGTCGGCGCTCGAGCCCATCACCAAAAAGGTGATGGCGGACCTTGACAAAAAAGGATACGTGGTCGCCGACATGAAGCCGGCGCACATCATCGTGGGCGAGGAGTACACGGCCATCATCGCGGACATGGGAAAGGCCGGCGGAGCAGCGGCCCAGACCAAGCAGAAGGAGTTCATGCACGGGCTCATCGAGGCCGGCCGCTATTCGGTGGTGGACTACGAGCTCCTCATGCGCACGCAGGCGCACGAGGAGCAGGTGAAGTACGCCCGCCGCCATTCGTACCTCGACGACCAGCGGGACCGGTTCACGCCCACGCCCATGCCCGCGTATCTGCAGGCGCAGGAGGTACTGGGCGTACCGTACATCCACGGCCATGTCGAGAGCACGGGCGGCCAGCTGTGGGTGGTGGGCCGCAACGCACGGTTGTTCGATTATTTCCTGCCCGAGCGCTGGCGCCGCACGGCGAGCTGGCGGCTTTCGGAGGACAACGAGGTGTACTACACCGTGACAAAGGACAATGTCCACATCGTGTGGAAAACGTCACGCGTGGGCGAGACGCCGGCGGCCGGCAGGGACGAAGAGCGCAACCGCAAGGCATTGGAATACGGGTACAACAGTCCGTTTGAGGAGTTCGCCATTGCGCAGGAACTTGGCGCCAGCGGCGTTGCGTGCGTGTATGTGCGCGCGATTTACATGACAGGAATCGAAAAAGTGGAGCAGTCCATGGACCCGCGGCGCTACGAATCGCACCGGGGCATCCTGGGGCCCGACAAAAACCCCATCCTCATGGAGAACCGCAATTATATCACCATTCGCGGGTATTACAACGGTCCCGACTCATGGGTGGCACAGCAGAAGGGCAAGCTTTTCCGGCCCATCGACTGCGTGAGCGCCGCGGCCAAGAACATGCTGTCGCCCACGGAATACCTCGCCACCATCGCCTCGGTGCAGCACAGACTGCTGGAGGTCGGCTACGACGGGTCTTTACTTGAGGGAAACGACATCCTGCTCGCCATTGATCAGGACGGTAACATCGTGAAGGACGGGGACGGCGGGGTGGAGGCGAGGATCTGCAATTTTGAGCTGATAAAAAAAATGGAAAAGATATAAATAAAATTGGAGGGGGAGGTCTCCCCCTGGCCCCCGGCTTCCGCCGCATCCCACATGTCAATAAAAAATTCACCCACGTGGTGCGGCGGTGATCCGGGGGCACACCCCCTCTTTGGCGCCGGTTCTTTTGAGATAAGCAAGCCTTAGTGGTGGCTGGCGATATGGTTGCGGCAGCGCGTGCTTTACACGGCGGAAGAAGAAAATGTTATATGGCGATTAAGTCCAATGCCATTCTTCAACAAACACTCGCGGGCGTTTTTGGTTAGACCGGCTAATGCATGAAATCTTTTTATGGTAAGGGGATCCGTTTTAAATGCCAGAACTGCGGTTCCTGCTGCGGCAACAGGGGTGAATATGCCTTTGTGTATGTGATTCTGGAGGAACGCCGGCGCCTTGCCAGTCATTTACAAATACAACTTGACCATTTCACCCGCCGTTATTGCAGGAAAACCGCCGGACGTTATCATTTGAAGGACAGGGGAAACCACTGCGTTTTTCTGGAAAACGGCCGGTGCGGGGTGTACCTCGCGCGTCCGGCGCAATGCCGCTCGTGGCCCTTCTGGCCCGAAAACATGTACGCAAAAATCTGGGAGAACGAGGTGCGTCCGGCATGTCCGGGAGTCGGAAAGGGAAGGCTCCATTCTGCAAAGGAAATTGGGGAATTCCTGTTCAGTTGATCATGATTTGGCAAAATAAAAGTCATTTTCCAGAATTTATCATCTCTACTTTATCCCCCACCTTCAATCTCATTTTTCTCGCCGCATCGCCTCTGTTGACCGATATTTCCACGAACCCGCATGACCCGATAACGGCGAGAGGCTTTCCTTCGTCAACGTCGGAATAACACGCCGCCATCGGCACTTTGCTGCCTTTCACGGAAACATACTTTACCTTGCTGTCAAGTAATGAAGAAGGAATGTTGGTGATTGCATTTCCGAAATGGTCTAAATACAGAATGCATCCGACAATTTTATTTCCAACTTCCCGTGCCAGGGGCATGGTAAGCCGGACAACTCCCTTTATCCGCGGGCCGAGCTTTCCAAATGCAATTCCTTTGCTCAGGTACGCGGCGGCCGGCGCAAAAATGTCGCGCCCGTGGAACGTGGCGCTTACTTTCTTTCTGAAATATTTCGGATTGAGCAGGCTGCGCAGTTCCGGGTTGTAATAGTTGTCGATGGCGGGCGACAACACGCCGTTATCAGGGCCGATAAAGAAATACGGTCCGGCCTTTACGGCAATGGCTTGCCGCGAGCTTCCCACGCCGGGGTCAACAACTGCGACGAAAATCGTTCCATTGGGAAAAAACGCATGGCAGGAAAGCAGGTTGAACGCGGCAGAGGAAATGTCTCCCGCGGTGATATGATGGGTGATATCAACAATAACTGCGGATGGATTGATTGACAGGATAACGCCCTTCATGCTGGCCACGAACCAGTCTTTGGTGCCGAAGTCGGTGAGGAGGGCGACAGGTCTGCTCAAGATTCACCTTTGTTGGAGTCGGATTTTCAAAAGTCAATTTATGCCTTCAGCATACCTTTTTATGCGAGCGGCATAAGTACAATCAAAGAATATTCATGACAAACAAGGCCTAGGCGGCCGCCTCTTTTGCCGCCTTGAGCAGCAGTTCGTTGACCCTCTTTGCATAGGCCGCCGTGTCCTTGAGAGGCTGGCCCGCGGCGACGAGCGCCTGATCGTACAGGAGCCGCACCCATTCCTCGAGCAGCGGCGACTTCGCGTCCTTTTCGTACAGCGCGGCAAGGCTTTCCATGATCGGGTGTCCGCCGTTGATCTCCATGATGGCCTTTGATTCCGGAACGTCTTGACCCATGGCCTTCATGATTTTCTCCATGTACGGCCCGAGGTCGTGCTCGTCGACCACGAGGCAGCAGGGGCTGTCCTTGAGCCGTGACGTGACGCGAACGTCCTTGACAACATCGGACAGAATGTTCTTGATGCGCTCCGACAGCTTCTTGTATTTCGACACCATTTTGTCATGCAGCTTTTTGTCCTCGGCGCCGAGGTCGCCAAGGTCAAGGTCGCCGCGTGCGATGGACCGCAGCTGCTTGCCGTTGTAATCGTACAAATCGCCCACGAGCCACTCATCGATGGGGTCGAGAAAATACAACACCTCGATGCTCTTGTCCCTGAACACCTCGAGGTGCGGGCTTTTGCGCACCATCTCCCTGTTTTCGCCGCTGAGGTAA
The Chitinivibrionales bacterium genome window above contains:
- a CDS encoding SAM-dependent chlorinase/fluorinase, which produces MSRPVALLTDFGTKDWFVASMKGVILSINPSAVIVDITHHITAGDISSAAFNLLSCHAFFPNGTIFVAVVDPGVGSSRQAIAVKAGPYFFIGPDNGVLSPAIDNYYNPELRSLLNPKYFRKKVSATFHGRDIFAPAAAYLSKGIAFGKLGPRIKGVVRLTMPLAREVGNKIVGCILYLDHFGNAITNIPSSLLDSKVKYVSVKGSKVPMAACYSDVDEGKPLAVIGSCGFVEISVNRGDAARKMRLKVGDKVEMINSGK
- a CDS encoding HIT domain-containing protein, producing the protein MEKLWAPWRMKYIKEAIDKPESGCIFCEKAKQKTDKENLILYRGKNAYVICNAFPYNNGHLMVVPYKHTSSMDDLDDASALEVWKLIALCRRVLSNTFNPDGFNIGINLGRAAGAGIDTHLHVHIVPRWNGDTNFMPVVADTKVISQGLEETYEELLKGFKE
- a CDS encoding YkgJ family cysteine cluster protein; translation: MKSFYGKGIRFKCQNCGSCCGNRGEYAFVYVILEERRRLASHLQIQLDHFTRRYCRKTAGRYHLKDRGNHCVFLENGRCGVYLARPAQCRSWPFWPENMYAKIWENEVRPACPGVGKGRLHSAKEIGEFLFS
- a CDS encoding Ig-like domain-containing protein, with the protein product MKLFSLGKLLAVLAVVPLCCTIQNILPTSQAQTSGSIAGKVVQVQSKAMVYLEQGRPVDSVAINPADGYFSLANIPEGTYRLRIAADGYDTVLATLVIDPGKSYDIGYLVLVKRVQSFNDSIPSVNDYYPQNNAELIYLPPDEYSQGSARLFVSVSFDRPMNRESVEKALTIDPPLSGGYFEWYQNSRTFNYQPSSVVWNGSAYVDTLTTASDMAPTVAYDVVATPSLPSATITTYSVAKSFTFYFPRSGCFTDTTYTIKISRSAVDTAGTPLDTALEFKFHTVQSTVSYNDIEMLPHSGDDWVDLLAPNGIQMIFPRRMDQASTEAHLHLNVLPDPVFMWTDYNTLTIYTGGVFFPDTKYVITLDSAALDLDNTAIGKAETLSFQTSPIIVTGSTPQRGALGVYTNTSIVLTFNTYVDRTSFAGVSSLVSRSGDTVQCVLNNNWACAKYSSCYPTCVDCLDTTFTLTQMLFVPAAELQHNMLYTLHLNPGAKDLNGYAMKDGYDLQFITMP